The following are encoded in a window of Oreochromis aureus strain Israel breed Guangdong linkage group 10, ZZ_aureus, whole genome shotgun sequence genomic DNA:
- the gabra3 gene encoding gamma-aminobutyric acid receptor subunit alpha-3 has protein sequence MHKDSLNPESVTEVRTNIYVTSFGPVSDTDMEYTIDVFFRQSWRDERLKFDGPMQVLPLNNLLASKIWTPDTFFHNGKKSVAHNMTTPNKLLRLVDNGTLLYTMRLTIHAECPMHLEDFPMDAHACPLKFGSYAYTNNEVIYLWTQGDERSVAVAEDGSRLNQYDLLGHVIGKETISSSTGEYVVMTTYFHLKRKIGYFVIQTYLPCIMTVILSQVSFWLNRESVPARTVFGVTTVLTMTTLSISARNSLPKVAYATAMDWFMAVCYAFVFSALIEFATVNYFTKRSWAWDGKKEGMEIREPFQANMARIKDMRRESATLSKKANNTFNIVGTTYAINVAKDQGLTTISKSAGASAKHPYMPDPYMEAKKSYNRVSKVDKISRIIFPVLFFIFNLGYWATYVNRKPAIMKANNLN, from the exons GAGTACACCATCGATGTCTTCTTTCGCCAGAGTTGGAGGGATGAGAGGCTGAAGTTTGATGGGCCCATGCAGGTTTTACCCCTCAACAACCTCCTGGCCAGTAAGATCTGGACTCCTGATACTTTTTTCCACAACGGAAAGAAATCTGTAGCCCACAACATGACAACTCCTAACAAACTGCTACGACTAGTCGACAACGGCACGCTTCTGTACACAATGAG GTTGACCATTCATGCCGAGTGCCCCATGCACCTGGAGGATTTCCCGATGGATGCACACGCCTGTCCTCTGAAGTTTGGAAGTT ATGCTTACACAAATAATGAGGTGATCTACCTGTGGACCCAGGGCGACGAGAGGTCTGTCGCTGTGGCAGAGGACGGCTCCAGGCTGAACCAATATGACCTACTGGGACATGTTATTGGCAAAGAAACCATCAGTTCCAGCACAG GCGAATATGTAGTGATGACAACATATTTCCATTTGAAAAGGAAAATTGGCTATTTTGTGATTCAAACCTACCTTCCGTGCATCATGACTGTCATACTGTCTCAGGTCTCCTTCTGGCTAAACAGAGAATCGGTTCCGGCGCGCACAGTATTCG GTGTCACCACTGTCCTAACCATGACTACCTTGAGCATCAGTGCTAGAAACTCCCTTCCTAAAGTGGCCTATGCCACCGCCATGGACTGGTTCATGGCTGTGTGCTATGCCTTTGTCTTCTCTGCCTTGATTGAGTTTGCCACAGTCAACTACTTCACCAAGCGCAGCTGGGCATGGGATGGGAAAAAAGAGGGCATGGAAATAAGG GAACCGTTTCAGGCTAACATGGCCAGGATTAAAGATATG AGAAGAGAATCTGCGACTTTGTCCAAAAAGGCGAACAACACCTTCAACATTGTCGGAACCACCTACGCCATCAACGTAGCTAAAGATCAAGGTTTAACGACCATTTCCAAGAGCGCGGGAGCGTCGGCGAAGCATCCCTATATGCCTGACCCCTACATGGAGGCCAAGAAATCCTACAACCGCGTCAGCAAAGTGGACAAGATATCACGCATCATTTTCCCAGTTTTGTTCTTCATCTTCAACTTAGGTTACTGGGCCACATATGTCAACAGAAAGCCCGCTATCATGAAGGCAAACAACCTAAACTGA